The proteins below come from a single Limnobaculum xujianqingii genomic window:
- a CDS encoding type VI secretion protein translates to MSLTLSACSFMPSHVGMSSAQLSVTDKANDGKPLNVDFVAVRNDKLVKKIEALSASQWFEQKQQLLKENHDNLIVWPVKMLPGSQITVKNVPISGKPADSLILFAGYKSKGAHRLILNDIRHPKLEFRDDDVYLFED, encoded by the coding sequence ATGAGTTTGACGTTATCTGCCTGCTCTTTTATGCCATCTCATGTTGGAATGAGTTCAGCCCAGCTTAGCGTGACGGATAAAGCCAATGATGGTAAACCATTGAATGTCGATTTTGTTGCCGTGCGCAATGATAAACTGGTGAAAAAGATAGAAGCGCTCAGCGCCAGCCAGTGGTTTGAGCAAAAACAGCAGTTGCTAAAAGAGAACCATGACAATTTAATAGTATGGCCAGTAAAAATGTTGCCTGGTTCGCAAATTACCGTAAAAAATGTCCCTATCTCCGGTAAACCCGCCGACTCTCTAATCCTGTTTGCCGGTTATAAAAGTAAAGGTGCTCATCGCTTAATACTGAATGATATTCGCCATCCTAAGTTAGAATTCCGGGATGATGATGTGTATCTGTTTGAAGATTAA